A stretch of Henckelia pumila isolate YLH828 chromosome 4, ASM3356847v2, whole genome shotgun sequence DNA encodes these proteins:
- the LOC140862792 gene encoding uncharacterized protein, translated as MEESINPLVQPHRRLNPKMQEVVKAKTKTSRCRLVIAPVLISPDWDLPFEVMCDASDSAVGAILGQRVDKVFRTIYYARKTLNEAQLNYAINEKEFLAVVFALEKFHSYLNDIEDIDDWFPDEKLFFIENSPWYDNFSNYLVTGTLPHNLYFHQKKKFLSDVKHYFWEKPFLFKICAYSMIWRCVAEGEMKSILSHCHDHEVGSHAEPIKTAVKVLECGFYWPNLFKDARYFVFECDRCQQTGEKRLLELNQLEEFQYQAYDMAVSYKEMTKRIHDRRIHQREFKEGEAVIFFNSRLRLFPGKLKSRWSGPYKITKVYPSGAIEIKDARNESFTINAQRLKHYVGGDVDSTPVITTLTDQD; from the exons ATGGAAGAGAGCATCAACCCCTTGGTCCAACCACACAGGAGGTTAAATCCCAAGATGCAAGAAGTGGTGAAAGCGAAAACGAAAACTTCTAGATGCAG ATTGGTGATTGCACCAGTGCTGATCTCGCCAGATTGGGATCTTCCATTTGAGGTGATGTGTGACGCCAGCGACTCGGCTGTTGGAGCTATACTTGGCCAGAGGGTAGACAAGGTATTCCGTACTATTTACTATGCTAGAAAAACCTTGAATGAGGCTCAATTGAATTATGCTATTAATGAAAAGGAGTTTCTAGCTGTAGTTTTTGCACTTGAAAAGTTTCATTCATACCTT AATGATATTGAGGACATAGATGATTGGTTCCCTGATGAAAAGTTGTTTTTCATAGAAAACTCCCCTTGGTatgataatttttcaaattacttGGTCACGGGCACACTCCCACATAACTTGtattttcatcaaaagaaaaagtttctGTCAGATGTAAAGCATTATTTTTGGGAAAAACCTTTCTTGTTTAAAATTTGTGCTTACTCTATGATCTGGAGATGTGTGGCAGAAGGAGAGATGAAAAGTATCCTCAGTCATTGTCATGACCATGAGGTAGGCAGCCATGCTGAGCCAATAAAGACGGCAGTTAAGGTACTTGAATGTGGGTTTTATTGGCCCAATCTTTTTAAAGATGCGCGGTATTTTGTCTTTGAGTGTGATCGATGTCAGCAAACAG GTGAGAAGAGATTGCTTGAGCTGAACCAATTAGAGGAATTTCAATATCAAGCATATGATATGGCGGTGTCATACAAAGAAATGACCAAGAGAATACATGACAGACGCATTCACCAAAGAGAATTTAAGGAAGGAGAAgcagttattttttttaactccAGGCTGAGGCTCTTTCCTGGGAAGTTAAAGTCTAGGTGGTCCGGTCCTTACAAAATCACTAAGGTGTATCCATCGGGGGCCATTGAAATAAAGGATGCAAGAAATGAGTCTTTCACTATCAATGCTCAGAGGCTGAAGCACTATGTGGGGGGTGATGTCGACTCAACGCCAGTCATCACCACACTGACTGACCAAGACTAG
- the LOC140862793 gene encoding uncharacterized protein, which produces MQTPSYAKFLNEILSNKRKLEEHAMISLTKNWSALVQNKIPPKQKDPGIFSIPCVINDVQFHKALCDFGASIKLIPYSVFRKLSLGEPKSTRISLQLADMSIKYPRGIIEDVLVKVGKFIFSVDFVVFDMEETLDMPLILGRPFLATGKALIDVQKGELLLRVGEEKISFDVFNDLKFSQSNEECFQIDVVDSLLYDYVQDTFQEPLEAALVSPPHEEEINEVIEEMTAYLNDNQSWQKGGKLRLEDLGDRKDLVLQKPSLEEPPTVELKPLPAHLKYVFLGEMEARLLDVLKNHKSVFA; this is translated from the exons ATGCAAACGCCTAGCTATGCTAAGTTCTTGAATGAGATTCTCTCCAACAAGAGAAAATTGGAGGAGCATGCAATGATCAGTCTAACAAAAAATTGGTCAGCATTAGTTCAGAACAAGATCCCACCGAAGCAAAAAGATCCAGGGATTTTCTCTATTCCTTGTGTTATTAATGATGTACAATTTCATAAGGCTTTGTGTGATTTCGGTGCTAGCATAAAATTAATTCCATATTCTGTTTTCAGGAAACTGAGCTTGGGAGAGCCGAAATCCACCaggatttcattgcaattggcggacaTGTCTATCAAATATCCAAGAGGGATAATAGAAGATGTGCTGGTGAAAGTCGGCAAATTCATCTTCTCGGTGGATTTTGTGGTATTTGATATGGAGGAAACCTTGGACATGCCACTTATTCTGGGAAGACCTTTTCTGGCGACAGGGAAAGCACTCATCGATGTCCAAAAGGGAGAATTACTTCTGAGAGTGGGAGAGGAGAAAATCTCTTTTGATGTGTTTAATGATCTTAAATTTTCACAAAGTAATGAAGAGTGTTTTCAAATTGATGTTGTGGACTCACTTTTGTATGATTATGTGCAGGATACATTTCAGGAACCATTAGAAGCTGCACTTGTATCTCCACCTCATGAGGAAGAAATCAATGAAGTAATAGAAGAGATGACTGCTTACTTGAATGATAACCAGTCATGGCAAAAAGGTGGCAAGCTCAGACTCGAAGATCTTGGTGACCGGAAGGACTTAGTCCTCCAGAAACCAAGTCTTGAAGAACCACCAACTGTTGAATTGAAACCACTACCAGCTCAtcttaaatatgtatttttag gtgaaATGGAGGCCAGATTGCTGGATGTTctaaaaaatcacaagagtgtATTTgcctga